GGCTGTTCTCGTTCCCGCCGGTGATCAACGGGAAGCGCACGGAGGTCGACACCGACTCCCGCGATCTCTTCATCGAGCTGACCGGGACCGACCAGTGGACCATCGACAAGATGTGCGTCATCCTCTGTTATGCCCTCTCGGCGCGCGGCGGCACCGTCGAGGAGGTGCAGGTCGACTACACGGACGGCGCGACGTACCCCGACGAGTACGGCCCGGAGCTGATCCGGCCGGACCTCGACACCGACGAGAAGTCCGTCACCCACGAGCGCATCGAGACGATGCTCGGGATCGAGTTGGAGCGCGAGGAGGTCGTCGACCTGTTCGAGCGCTCGGGCCTCGACGCCGCCTACAGCCTGGGCGAGGAGGAAACCGTCTACGACGTGGAGGTCCCGCCGTACCGCGTCGACGTGCTCCACCCGCTGGACCTGATCGACGACGTGGGACGGGCGTACGGCTTCAACGAGTTGGAGCCGACGTACCCCGACATCGGTACCATCGGCGGTCGCCACGAGCGCTCGCGGCTGGAGCGTGCGGTGCGCACGAGCCTCGTCGGCCTCGGCTTCGAGGACATGCTGAACTTCCACATGACCTCCGCCGAGGAGAACTACGACCGGCTGCGCCTCGACGAGCGCGACCCCGGCGCCGACCTGTCGGAGGCGCCCCTCGGGAGCGAGCCGCGGGCGGAGATCACCAGCCCGTACAGCGAGGACTACACCCAACTGCGCACGTGGGCGCTCCCCTCGCTCGTGCAGGTGCTGGAGAACAACACCCACCGGAGCTACCCGCAGGACCTCGCGGAGGTCGGCTTCGTCGCCCACCGCGACGATGAGGTGAACACCCGCGTCGCCGAGGACTACCGCGTCGCCGGCGCGCTCGCGCGCACCGACGCGACCTACGAGGACGCGAAGGCCCGCCTCCAGGCCGTCTGCGACGACTTCGACGCGGACCTGGAGACGCCCGCGACGGAGCACCCGAGCTTCCTCGACGGACGCGTCGCCGAGGTCGTGATCGACGGCGACGCGGTCGGCGTCGTGGGCGAACTCCACCCCGAGGTGCTGGTCGACCGGGACATGGAGGTCCCCGTCGCGGCCTTCGAGTTCTCGCTGTCGGTGCTTGCGTAGCCTCTCGCCGCCGGTGCTCCCGGAGGGGGACGGCCGTCGCCACGGGAGGAGACCCGCCCCTCGAACCCGCGGACGGCGGCCGATCCGGACGCGCGCGAGGGGAACACCTTTCACGTCATCCGCCGCAGGCACCCGTATGAGCCTGACCGTCGAACGCGTACTGGTCCCCGTGGACGGGAGCGACGAGTCACTGACGGCGGTCGAGTACGCCGTCGCCGTCGCGAAGCGGTACGGCGCGCAGGTCCACGCCGTGTACGTGCTCGGCGAGGAGGTCGTCCGCGCGATCGAGGAGGAGATGATCGACCAGTCGGAGGTCGCCGAGGACACCGAGGCGTTCACCGACACGGTCCGCGATCTCGCCCACGCGGAGGGTGTCGAGGTGTCGAGTTCGATCGCGTACGGTTTCTCGACGAAGCGCAAGACCACCCATCCCGGGTCGGTCATCCTCGACACCGCCGAGGACATCGACGCCGACTTCATCGTCATCCCGCGCGAGCCGCTCACCGGCGAGCCCGGCGAGGTGCTGGAGAAGGCCGCCGAGTACGTGCTGCTGTACGCGAGTCAGCCCGTCCTGTCGGTGTGACCTGATCGACGCGAGAGAACGGGCGCTACACCCGGAAGCGACGCGTGGGCCGCTACGCCGGGTCCGCGAGCACGGCCGTCATCTCCAGTTCGAACGACTCGGCGTCGCTCGTCTCGAAGCCGACCTTCTTGTAGAGGCCGACCGCGGCGCGGTTCCACCGCTCGACGGTGAGCCACACCTTGTCGACGCCGTTGGCCGCGCCGTGGCCGAGCAGCGCCTCCATGAGGTGCGTGCCGATGCCGGCGCCCTGGTACGCCTGCAGCACGAAGATGGCGAGTTCGTAGGCGTCGCCGTCGGGGACGAGCGTGGCGTGGCCGGCGACGGCGTCGCCGTCCCAGGCGACGACGTTGTAGCCGCCGTCGCCGAGGATCGTCTCCAGCCACGAGCGCACGTCCGACTCCCGCCCCGGGGGGATCCCCTGTGCGCGGTCGGCCGGGTCGAACGCCGTGTACATCTCCACGAGCGCCTCGAACTCCTCCTCGCCGGCCTCGCCGTCGGCGTCGGGTGGATACGGCCGGATCTCGATGTCGCGGCCCTCGCGGTCGACGAACGACAGCGGCGGCGCCTCGAACGGGCCGGCCGGCTCGTCGGGGTAGACGCGGTCGCCGCTCATCTGACCAGTTTCACCGAGACGTGGGAGTTCAGGAGGACGAACTGCGCGATGCTTCCGAGGTTGATCTTCCCCATCGGGCTGGTCTCGCCCCCGCCGATCGCGATCATGTCGAACCCCTCGTCCTCCGCGATGGCGACGAGTTGGCTGCCCGCGTCGCCCTCGACGCGGCGCACGTCGGCGTCGAGGCCCGCCTCCGCGAGCACCGTCCGGACGCGGTCCTCGACCTCCTCGGGGGTGCGGTCGGCCTGGGGGTTCTCGACGACCGCGACCGTGAGGTCGTCGCCGGCGGCCTTCGCCCGCTCGACGGTGTCCTCGAGCGCCCGGAGGGAGTCGTCGCTCCCGCCGATGCCCAGCAGTACGTTCATGCGCCGACGGTCGGCAGGGCCGGACAAAAGCATGCCGCCGACGCCGCCGCGGGCGGACGCCGTCACCCCGCGTGCGGGTGCCGGGCACCCGGCGGCCGTCCGCCGTCCGTCGGACGCGTGGGGGACGGGTTTTTCACGGTCGCTCGGCTACGGGGCGCCATGACCGACGACGCGGGCAAGGAGGCCGGCGGCGACGCCGACGCGGCCGCGGCCGAGGACATCGACGAGCGGGCCACCGACGGCGGCGAGGGAGCCGCCGAGGGAGTCCTCGCCGCGTCCCCGGAGAGCGAGGAGGAACCTGACGAGGAACGCGCGGACGCCGAGTCCGTGACGGCGGACGGGTCCACGGCCGACGAGTCTGTGGCGGCCGACGAATCCGCAACGACCGACGACGCGTCGGGGTCGGTTCCCGGACCGGACGTCGGCGCCGACGCCGGCGAGGGCGTCCCCGAGGACGTGCCCGACGATGTGGCGAAGTACGACCGCTTCCAGAAGATGGAGCGCGCGGAGTACGACCGCGTCAACGAGTTCCTCCGCGACCGCACCTACGTCACCGCCCGCGAGTGGGCGATCGCGCGGCTGTGTTCGGACTTCCGGACGGAGACGGGCGTCGAGATGACGAAGATCGGCGAGAACCTCCCGCGGCTCGTCCCGTTCATGACCGACACCTACACCCCCCAGGCGGTGAACCAGGCGCGGGCGTCCTTCGAGGAGAAGGTGCGCAAGGCCGGCGCCACCTTCCTCTACGGCGCGATGTCCGGGTTCTTCACCGCCGAGGACCTCGACGACGTGATGTACGAGTCGACGGAGGTCGCGAAGTTCCTGCTGGAGGTTGAGGGCGCGGACCTCGCCGTCGAGGAGGAGCTGGCCGCCGAGGACAAGATCTCCTCGGTGATGCGCGACGTGCGCGAGGCGAGCGCCGAGGTTCGGGGCGAGGAGGTCAAGTGCCCCGAGTGCGGCCACGTCCACGAGCCGTGATCGGTCGGCGCGTGTCGTCCCGCGATCGATTGATTTGACGAGGGTTCGCGGGAGTACCCGCGACGAGAGCTTCGTTCTCGCCCCCGGATCGAGCACCACGAGCAGCAGCGAGATCCATCCAACGCCGTGACACGACGTATCGAGCGACCACAGCCCCTATACCCGAACCACCCGCCGGTACACACAATGAACGCGACACTCGACGGCGACGTGGTCCGCGCGGCGGGCGACGCGCGCCAGCGGTTCCACGACGCCCGGGGGTACGGCCGCGCGTCGGGGCCCGACGTAACCCTCGCACGGGTGGAGGCTGCCCATCTGCTGTATCGCGGCGACATCGACTCGGTCTCGGGGATGGACTTCCGGGCGTTCTTCCGCGACAGCGTCGCCGGCGAGTCCGGCTTCGCCGCCCGGTTTCTGGTGTACGCAGACCTGCGCGAGCGGGGCTTCTATCTCGCCCCCGCCCGCGACGGCTGGCCGGGGAGCGCGGACGGACGCGCCGGCGACGCCGACATCCTCGTGTTCGAGCGCGGCGAGAAGCCCGGCGGCCCGGTCGCCCATCGCGTCCGCGTCGTCGGCGAACGCGAGGAGCTGGCGGCCGCGTCGCTGGGGGGACGAACGCTCGCCGTCGTCGACGAGGAGAGCGAGGTGTCGTACTTCGCGTGCACGGCCGACGGCGGGTTCGACGGGCGAACCGAGTACGACCTGCCCGCCGGCCTCGACGCCGACCTGCTCGACGACCGCGTCGTCTGCTGGTCGCCGCCGGCCGACCTGTACGAGTCGGCGTTCTACGGCCAGCCGATCTCCGGGCGCGACGACGCCGACGTCGACGCCCTCCAGCTGTCGCTGGTCGAGGCCGCCGACCTGGCCGCCCGCGGCGCCGTCGACCTCGACGCCGACGCGGTGATCGAGCGCGGGCGGGCGGTCGAGGGCGAGCGGTTCGACCGCCGTCTGTCGGTGTATCGCGAGCTTCGCGACCGCGGCGTCGTCCCCAAGACGGGCTACAAGTTCGGCGCCGACTTCCGGACCTACGACGCCGTGGAGACGGTGACGGACCTCCCGCACTCCGAGCGACTCGTCCGGGTGGTGCAGCCGGACCACCGCTTCCACCCCCGCGAGTTGGCGCTCGACGTGCGACTGGCCGGCGGCGTGCGGAAGGGAATGGTTTTTGCGCTCGCCGGCGACGACTCGAACGACTACCTGACGGTCGAGCGACTCACCCCATGAGCGACGACAACACCGGCCCCGTACGGGGCACCGACGAAGCCGAAGCCGACAGCGAGGAGCAACGAGCGCGAACCGACGGTGGCGTCGCGCTCGATCCGTGGGGCTCGGCGACCGTCGCCGACTACCGCGAACTGTTCGAGGAGTTCGGCATCGAGGCGTTCGAGGAGATCATCGACGAGGTGCCCGAGCCGCACTACCTGATGCGCCGCGGCGTCATCTTCGGCCACCGCGACTACGGCGCCGTCGCCCGCGCGCTCGCGAACGACGAGCCCGCGGCAGCCCTCTCGGGGTTCATGCCCACCGGCGACCCCCACATCGGCCACAAGCTCGTGTTCGACGAGCTGATCTACCACCAGGAGCAGGGTGCCGACACCTACGGCCTCATCGCGGACCTGGAGGCCCACTCCGCCCGCGGGATGACGTGGGAGGAGATCGACGAGCACGCCCGCGACTACCTGCTCTCGCTGCTCGCGCTCGGGTTCGACCCCGAGGAGGGCGAGCTGTACCGCCAGTCCACGAACCGCCGGCTGCAGGACCTCGCGTTCGAGTTGGGATCGAACGCCCGGTTCGCGGAGTTCGAGTCGATCTACGGCTTCGACGGCGGCACCTCCGTCTCGCACATGCAGTCGGTCGTCACCCAGATGGCGGACATCCTCTACCCGCAGCTGGACGAGCCGAAGCCGACCGTGATCCCGGTCGGTCCGGATCAGGACCCGCACGTCCGCTTCTCGCGGGACATCGCCCGCAAGACGCGCTACTTCAAGGTGACCGAGGCGTTCGCCAGCCCGGAGTTCGACGCCGCCGAGCGCGTGCTCGTCCGCCGGGCCCACGACGAGCGCGAGGCGTGGGCCGACGACCCCGAGACGCCGCGGTGTGAGGACGCCGCCGCGTGGCTCGCCGACGCCGAGGTGGACGCCGAGTTCGAGTCCGCCCGCGCGGGCGCCGTCGAGAAGCTGGAGAACGCCGGGATGGAGCCGCTTCGTCCCAGAACCAGGTTCCTCGACCGCAACGCCGACGAGGCCGCCTTCGAGGCGCTCATCGAGGCGGTTCCCGGCGAGAAGCGCGTCTTCGACGCCCACATCGACTCCTTCGAGTTGGACCGCGAGGACGCCGAGGAGCTGGCCCGCGAGGTCGAGGTCGACAACGGCGGCTTCGGCTTCTACACGCCCTCCTCGATCTACCACCGGTTCATGACCGGCCTCACCGGCGGGAAGATGTCCTCGTCCATCGAGGCGAGCCACATCTCGCTGCTCGACGACCCCGAGGAGGGGTACGACAAGGTGAAGTCGGCGACGACCGGCGGCCGCGAGACGGCCGAGAAGCAGCGCGAACTCGGCGGCGAGGCCGACGAGTGCCCGGTGTACGAGCTGTACGCGTACCTGCTGGCGAACGACGACGACGGCTTCGCCGAGGAAGTGTACGAGGAGTGCGTCGGCGGCGAGCGCCTCTGTGGCGACTGCAAGGAGCAGGCGGCGACGCTGATGAAGGAGTTCCTCGCGGACCACCAGGAGAAGCGCGAGGAGGCGAAGGAGCTGCTCGCGGAGCTGGACATCGACCTTGACGTCGACGCCTCGCGGCGGGGGATCCCCGGCGAGGAGGAGTAGCGAGACGCGAGCGGAGCGAGCGTCTCGGCAGAACGGCGGCGAGCTTGTGGGCGAGCCGCCCAGAACGATAGCGTCGTCGAGCGAGCAACGCGACCGAGACGACGGATCCGAGCGGCGACGGAGTCAGATCCGGAATTTAGACCGAAAGAGGTATGTTTTCGTTCTGAGATGGACGGGATAGATGGAATATCGGTTCGAGTGTGAGTGCGGGGAGGAGGTGTCCGACTTCACGCGCGGGGGCGACGTGGAGGTCAGCACCGTCGCGGTCTGTGAGGCGTGCGGCACCTCCTACGGGCTCACGATCTCGACGATCCAGAGCGGCGACGACGAATAGCCTGCAGGCCCCGCCCGACGGCAACGCGCTCCGGTAGACCCGCGCTCAGAACGCGACCTCGACCCCGTCCTCCTCGCTCGCTTCTCCCCACAGATAGTTCGCGGTCGCCGTGTCCAACACCGCCGAGCCGACGCTCTCGACGACGATCACCTCGTCGGTCGATTCCCGGCCGGCCTCGCCCTCGAACACCGCCGACAGCGGCGTCAGCCGCTCGGGGTCGACCTCGTTGTCGACGATGTCGCCGATGGCCGCGACCTCCTCGGGAACGTCAGCGAAGGCTCGGTCGGCCCGCTCGAACGTCGCGCGGTCGAGTTCCCGCATCGACGCCTCGTAGGCGCCCACGGCGATCACCAGCGCGCCGTCGGCGAGCGCCTCGCCCGGAAACACCGGCGTCTCGCTGGTCGTCGCAGTGACGACCACGTCGGCGTCGCGGACGGCCGCCTCCGCCGTGTCGACGGTCTCGGCGGCGATCCCCTCGCTCCGGAGGTCCGCCGCGCAGCCCTCCCGCGAGTCGGGCGTCGGCGAGTAGATCCGCGCCCGGTCGACGCCGCGGGCCGCGTCGATCGCGCGGGTCTGCCAGCGTGCCTGCTGCCCGGCGCCGATCACCGCGAGGTCCACCGGACCCGTTCCGGCTGCCAACTCCCGCGCCGCGAGCCCGCCGATGCAGCCCGTTCGGGCGTTCGTGATGCGCTCGCCGGCCAACAGCGCGAGCGGGGCGCCGTTCGACGCGTCGGTAAGCAACACCTGTGCCTGCACCGTCGGTCTGTCGACCGCGGGATCGGCGTTCCCGGGGAACACGGACGCGAGCTTCGTCGCGTACGCCGGGTCGCCGTGGACGTACGCCGGCATCGCGAGTCCGGTTCCCGCGGGGTCCGTGCGGCCGTCGAGCCCCTCGCCGACCGGGAAGTGCGGCCGCTCGGGACGCTCCACCTCGCCGCGGCCCTGCTTCAGGAACGCCTCCTCGATCACCGGGAGGAGGGCCTCAAGCGAGAGCAGCGAGGCGACCGCGTCGTCGTCGAGAACGTGCATACGCGGGGGTCGACGCGGCGGGACTTCGGTGTTTCCTCGGGCGGGCGACGACGGCGCGGCGGCGAAACGGCAGGGCAGCGGCCCCGAGCCTAGTCCAACAGCAACAGCTCGGGACGCTCCAGCCGCTCCATCACGAAGTTCGTGAACTGGCCGGCCTCGGCGCCGTCGATGACGCGGTGGTCGATCGACAGCGACAGCGGGAGGGTGTGGGCCGCGCGTACCTCGCCGTCCTCGGCGACGGGACGCTCGTCGATGGCGCCGAGCCCCATGATCGCCGTCTCGGGGTAGTTGATGATCGGCGTCGCGTACTCGCCGCCGATGGCGCCGAAGTTGGTGATCGTGAAGGTTCCGCCCTGCATCTCCTCGCGGGTGACCTTCCGCTCGCGGGCGCGCGAGGCGAGGTCGTTCACTTCGTCGGCGAGTTCGAGGATCGACTTCTCGTCGACGTGCTTCACGACGGGGACCATCAGGCCCGCGTCGGTCGCGACGGCGATCCCGAGGTTGTACTCCTTCTTCAGGAGGATCTCCTCGTCGTCCTCGCGGAGCTCGGAGTTGAGGTACGGGAACTCCTTCAGCCCGGCCACGAGCGCCTTCATCACGAACGGCATGTAGCTGAGTTTCACGTCGCGCTCGGCCGCCCGCTCCTTCAGGTTCGCGCGCACGTCGACC
This genomic stretch from Halobaculum roseum harbors:
- the pheT gene encoding phenylalanine--tRNA ligase subunit beta; translation: MPVVDIDTDELRGLTGEESKSDEEFKEDLFALGLEYEGDTDDGLLQFEFGPDRLDRLSVEGVARSLRYQYGADRGVYVPNTNDAGWTIEVDPSVPDERPYVTGAVVRGVELGESGLDSLIQLQEKLHATMGRGRAKGAIGVHDLTMLKGQALTEESEPSGTIDAATADLGATEKTITYRGVEPDGDRFVPLDANAEMTPAEVLAEHDTGETYADLVDGLDRYPAIYDELGLFSFPPVINGKRTEVDTDSRDLFIELTGTDQWTIDKMCVILCYALSARGGTVEEVQVDYTDGATYPDEYGPELIRPDLDTDEKSVTHERIETMLGIELEREEVVDLFERSGLDAAYSLGEEETVYDVEVPPYRVDVLHPLDLIDDVGRAYGFNELEPTYPDIGTIGGRHERSRLERAVRTSLVGLGFEDMLNFHMTSAEENYDRLRLDERDPGADLSEAPLGSEPRAEITSPYSEDYTQLRTWALPSLVQVLENNTHRSYPQDLAEVGFVAHRDDEVNTRVAEDYRVAGALARTDATYEDAKARLQAVCDDFDADLETPATEHPSFLDGRVAEVVIDGDAVGVVGELHPEVLVDRDMEVPVAAFEFSLSVLA
- a CDS encoding universal stress protein, encoding MSLTVERVLVPVDGSDESLTAVEYAVAVAKRYGAQVHAVYVLGEEVVRAIEEEMIDQSEVAEDTEAFTDTVRDLAHAEGVEVSSSIAYGFSTKRKTTHPGSVILDTAEDIDADFIVIPREPLTGEPGEVLEKAAEYVLLYASQPVLSV
- a CDS encoding GNAT family N-acetyltransferase, translated to MSGDRVYPDEPAGPFEAPPLSFVDREGRDIEIRPYPPDADGEAGEEEFEALVEMYTAFDPADRAQGIPPGRESDVRSWLETILGDGGYNVVAWDGDAVAGHATLVPDGDAYELAIFVLQAYQGAGIGTHLMEALLGHGAANGVDKVWLTVERWNRAAVGLYKKVGFETSDAESFELEMTAVLADPA
- a CDS encoding universal stress protein, whose amino-acid sequence is MNVLLGIGGSDDSLRALEDTVERAKAAGDDLTVAVVENPQADRTPEEVEDRVRTVLAEAGLDADVRRVEGDAGSQLVAIAEDEGFDMIAIGGGETSPMGKINLGSIAQFVLLNSHVSVKLVR
- a CDS encoding DUF5806 family protein is translated as MTDDAGKEAGGDADAAAAEDIDERATDGGEGAAEGVLAASPESEEEPDEERADAESVTADGSTADESVAADESATTDDASGSVPGPDVGADAGEGVPEDVPDDVAKYDRFQKMERAEYDRVNEFLRDRTYVTAREWAIARLCSDFRTETGVEMTKIGENLPRLVPFMTDTYTPQAVNQARASFEEKVRKAGATFLYGAMSGFFTAEDLDDVMYESTEVAKFLLEVEGADLAVEEELAAEDKISSVMRDVREASAEVRGEEVKCPECGHVHEP
- the endA gene encoding tRNA-intron lyase, with translation MNATLDGDVVRAAGDARQRFHDARGYGRASGPDVTLARVEAAHLLYRGDIDSVSGMDFRAFFRDSVAGESGFAARFLVYADLRERGFYLAPARDGWPGSADGRAGDADILVFERGEKPGGPVAHRVRVVGEREELAAASLGGRTLAVVDEESEVSYFACTADGGFDGRTEYDLPAGLDADLLDDRVVCWSPPADLYESAFYGQPISGRDDADVDALQLSLVEAADLAARGAVDLDADAVIERGRAVEGERFDRRLSVYRELRDRGVVPKTGYKFGADFRTYDAVETVTDLPHSERLVRVVQPDHRFHPRELALDVRLAGGVRKGMVFALAGDDSNDYLTVERLTP
- a CDS encoding tryptophan--tRNA ligase: MSDDNTGPVRGTDEAEADSEEQRARTDGGVALDPWGSATVADYRELFEEFGIEAFEEIIDEVPEPHYLMRRGVIFGHRDYGAVARALANDEPAAALSGFMPTGDPHIGHKLVFDELIYHQEQGADTYGLIADLEAHSARGMTWEEIDEHARDYLLSLLALGFDPEEGELYRQSTNRRLQDLAFELGSNARFAEFESIYGFDGGTSVSHMQSVVTQMADILYPQLDEPKPTVIPVGPDQDPHVRFSRDIARKTRYFKVTEAFASPEFDAAERVLVRRAHDEREAWADDPETPRCEDAAAWLADAEVDAEFESARAGAVEKLENAGMEPLRPRTRFLDRNADEAAFEALIEAVPGEKRVFDAHIDSFELDREDAEELAREVEVDNGGFGFYTPSSIYHRFMTGLTGGKMSSSIEASHISLLDDPEEGYDKVKSATTGGRETAEKQRELGGEADECPVYELYAYLLANDDDGFAEEVYEECVGGERLCGDCKEQAATLMKEFLADHQEKREEAKELLAELDIDLDVDASRRGIPGEEE
- a CDS encoding ornithine cyclodeaminase family protein, producing the protein MHVLDDDAVASLLSLEALLPVIEEAFLKQGRGEVERPERPHFPVGEGLDGRTDPAGTGLAMPAYVHGDPAYATKLASVFPGNADPAVDRPTVQAQVLLTDASNGAPLALLAGERITNARTGCIGGLAARELAAGTGPVDLAVIGAGQQARWQTRAIDAARGVDRARIYSPTPDSREGCAADLRSEGIAAETVDTAEAAVRDADVVVTATTSETPVFPGEALADGALVIAVGAYEASMRELDRATFERADRAFADVPEEVAAIGDIVDNEVDPERLTPLSAVFEGEAGRESTDEVIVVESVGSAVLDTATANYLWGEASEEDGVEVAF